One window from the genome of Nomascus leucogenys isolate Asia chromosome 12, Asia_NLE_v1, whole genome shotgun sequence encodes:
- the TMCO2 gene encoding transmembrane and coiled-coil domain-containing protein 2 produces MSTSSSSSWDNLLESLSLSTVWNWIQATFLGEISAPQQTSLGLLDNFAPAVQIILRISFLILLGIGIYALWKRSIQSIQKTLLFVITLYKLYKKGSDIFQALLANPEGSGLQVQDNNNLFLSLGLQEKILKKLQTVENKMKKLEGIIIAQKPATKRDSSSEPYCSCSDCQSPLPTSGFTSPFEM; encoded by the exons ATGTCAACGTCTTCATCTTCTAGCTGGGACAACCTcttagagtctctctctctgagcACAGTATGGAATTGGATACAAGCAACTTTTTTGGGAGAGATTAGTGCACCTCAGCAAACAAGTTTGGGACTATTAGATAATTTTGCTCCGGCTGTGCAAATCATCTTGAggatttctttcttgattttattgGGAATAGGAATATATGCCTTATGGAAACGAAGTATTCAGTCAATTCAG AAAACGTTGTTGTTTGTAATCACACTCTACAAACTTTACAAGAAGGGCTCAGATATTTTTCAGGCTTTGCTAGCCAACCCAGAAGGAAGTGGTCTCCAAGTTCAAGACAATAATAATCTTTTCCTGTCCTTGGGTCTgcaagagaaaattttgaaaaaacttCAGAcagtggaaaacaaaatgaagaaactagAGGGGATAATCATTGCTCAAAAACCTGCCACGAAAAGGGATTCCTCCTCTGAGCCCTACTGCAGCTGCTCTGACTGCCAGAGTCCCTTGCCCACATCAGGGTTTACTTCCCCATTTGAAATGTGA